TCACCGCCACCCACATGGTCGTTTCGCTGCGCAAGGACACCATCGAGCGCATCCAGGCGACCCCGCTGGCAGGCCTGGGCACCGCGGGTCAGGCATCCGGCGTCGAACCGGCCTTTGACGAGGAGCTGTACACGGCCTCGATGGGTGGGAGCGAGTTTGACTCACCCGTGATCCGCCTGGTCTATACCTCGGACTTCACGCCGCCGCGCGTCTACGACTACGTGCTTCCAGAGGGGGACGCCGGCGGCGAACTGCTGCTGCGCAAGGAGACGCCGGTGCTGGGCGGCTACCGATCCGAGGACTACGTGGCGACGCGCGAATGGGCCACGGCCGACGACGGCACCCGGGTGCCGCTGTCCGTGCTGCGCCGCGCGGACCTGGTCCGGGACGGGTCCAACGCGGGCGTGGTGTACGGCTACGGCTCGTACGAGGTCAGCATGGACCCCGGCTTTGGCGTGCCGCGGCTCTCGCTCTTGGACCGCGGCGTGGTGTTTGTCATTGCCCACGTGCGCGGCGGCGGCGAAATGGGCCGCCACTGGTACGAGGACGGCAAGAAGCTGCACAAGAAGAACACGTTCAGCGACTTTGTGGCGGCCACGGACTGGCTGGCGCAGTCCGGCTGGGTGGACCCGGCGCGGATCGGCGCGATGGGCGGTTCGGCCGGCGGGCTGCTGATGGGAGCCGTGGCCAACCTGGCGCCGGAAAAGTACGCGGCCATTGTGGCGCAGGTGCCGTTCGTGGACGCGCTGACCACCATCCTGGACCCGGAGCTGCCACTGTCCGCACTGGAGTGGGAGGAATGGGGCAACCCCATCACCGACCCCGAGGTTTACAGGTATATGAAGGACTACACACCGTATGAAAACGTGCGGGCCGTGGCCTACCCAAAGATCGCCGCCGTCACGAGCTTCAACGACACCCGGGTGCTGTACGTGGAACCGGCCAAGTGGGTGCAGGAGCTGCGGGCAGTGTCCACCGGCACCGAGCCGGTGGTGCTCAAGATTGAGATGGACGGCGGCCATGGCGGCGCCTCGGGCCGGTACGAGGGCTGGAAGACCCGCGCCTGGGACTACGCATTCCTGGCCGACGCGATTGGCGCGACCACCCTGCGGTAGGAGGGCGGCCGGTCGCAGATACCGGACCGCGGCGGGCTCGACCACCGGTGGTCGAGCCCGCCCGGCGGCTTAGCGGTTCAGGCTGACCGTAAACGTGTTGGGCCCGCTGCAGGTGACCGCAATGCTGTGCTTGGGGGCGTTGGCCCGGGTGGAAAGGTCGTGGACAGCTGCGTCCAGAGTGTGGTCCATGGCGGACCGGTCCCAGATTTTCAGCGTTACGGAGTCAGTGGATTCGAACGTCGTCATTCGGTGCCTCATTCATCATTTCAACCATCGCCGTCGCGTCGTTGCGAGAGCGGGAACGGGTCAACCCGTTCTTTTCATCATGCCCGGCCCGGCGGCGGCGTCTCAAGCTGATGTCGGCGGATTGCGCGTGAGTCTGCTCACAGCGCTTGCAGTGGGTGGTTCTGGCGGCCTCCCTCGCACCGGCATCCCCGCGGTCCTTGCCGCGCTCTGCCCCGCCGCGGCATAGCGTTGGCCAGAAGGTGGCCCGATCAACGCTGGTCGTATCAAATCGTGTAATGCCGCGTGTCGGACCACCCGGCTCGATAGGAAAGTATCCGCGTCATGATGGCTTCTAGTTCCGCGACATGGGCTGAACTGTCGTGGCGCCAATCCTAGCGCGTCCCGTTACCAGCTAATTCACTCACGCAGCACGGCGTAGATGGCCTCCGACGTCCACTCGCCCTTGAGGTACATGTTGTCCCGCAGCACGCCTTCGCGGCGCATGCCGAGGCGTTCGCAAATGGCCGCCGAGGCGCTGTTGCGCGCATCCAGCCGCGCCTCCACGCGGTGAAAACCCAGTTCGTCGATGGCAAGGTGAAGGACAGCCTGCGCCGCCTCGGTGGCATAGCCGTATCCCTGCGCCTCTGGAGCCAGGGTCCAGCCGATTTCGCCGACACGCTCCGAACCGTTTCCGTTCTCCGACTGGCCGCCCGGGCTCCACTTCAGCGCCAGTTCCCCGACCAGCCCGGGGCGCCCAGCCCGCTCCACCGCGAACGTGGCCCAGTCGCCGGGGCCGGCAAAGGGATCGTCAACGTACTTGGCAATCCTCGCCATGCACTGCACGTAGCTGCGAGGCCCGCTCAGCAGGTACCGGGTGGTCTCAGGCAGCCGCTGGTAGGCGTAGTAGGGGGCCAAGTCATCCGCGGTGAACCGGCGGAGCACGAGCCGCTCGGTGGTCAGTGGGTAGGGAATTTCAACCATGGCTAAACCCTAATACCGTGGCCACCTGACGGACACTCCCCGCCGCCCTGGCCGAAGCCGGCTCAGCTTCGCACCGGAGCCTACCCCTTGACCGCCCCGGATGTCAGCGCGGAGAGCACGGACTTGCGGAACACCAGCACCAGGATGGCGATCGGCAGCACGACCACCGTGCTCGCGGCAAAGAGCGTCCCGTACGGCGTGATGTGGGGCGAACCGAACAGGGCGATGCCGACGGGGATGGTGCGGAAATCGTTGGAGCTGTTGATGGACAGCGCCATGAGTTGAGGATGTAGCGCCTCGTAAACGTCCCCGGGCAGCATGACCAGGCCGGCCAGGACGATGATGGCCACAAACCGCGTGGTCAGATGTCGGCCACCTCCCTGTCAAGGGGAGTGTCCCTACCCGCCACGTACGACGGCGGCCGTCGCCTCCGCGATGGCCCGCTCCTCATCCGTGGGCACCACGAGCACCGGGAAGGCCGAGTCCGGGGTGCTGATCACCCGGGGCGAGCCGGAGCGCACACGGTTCGCTCCGGCGTCGAGCTTCAGGCCCAGCGCACCAAGCCGCTCCACGACCATGGCCCGGAACGCCGAGGAGTTCTCCCCGATCCCGGCGGTGAACACCAGCGCGTGGGCGCCGTTGACGGCGACGTGGTAGCCGCCGATGTACTTCGCCAGGCGG
This genomic stretch from Arthrobacter dokdonellae harbors:
- a CDS encoding ABC transporter permease family protein; translated protein: MAIIVLAGLVMLPGDVYEALHPQLMALSINSSNDFRTIPVGIALFGSPHITPYGTLFAASTVVVLPIAILVLVFRKSVLSALTSGAVKG
- a CDS encoding GNAT family N-acetyltransferase: MVEIPYPLTTERLVLRRFTADDLAPYYAYQRLPETTRYLLSGPRSYVQCMARIAKYVDDPFAGPGDWATFAVERAGRPGLVGELALKWSPGGQSENGNGSERVGEIGWTLAPEAQGYGYATEAAQAVLHLAIDELGFHRVEARLDARNSASAAICERLGMRREGVLRDNMYLKGEWTSEAIYAVLRE
- a CDS encoding S9 family peptidase: MTAPHAAAAPSAPETAAPAVPPVAKRVPVARTHHGDTFTDNYEWLREKENPDVVAHLNKEQAYTDAVTAGQEQLRTDIFNEIKNRTQETDLSVPSRKDGWWYYARMVEGSAYSIQCRVRAEGDGSNVEDWTPPVVEPGVDVPGEQILLDGNAEADGKPFFSLGGAAVTRDGNLYAYAADFAGDELFTVRIKDLRTGELLPDTIEKAFYGLAFSPDGGTLYYMVADDSWRPHQVKTHVLGTPVAEDQVLYQEDDVAMWTGFGLSADRRHLVVSIGCSEFSETRLLDFDAPEIGLQTLIPRGAHILYDAEPFLWEGVEKILLTHDRDAANSMVSLVDAAEFTKPLAEQHWSTVIAHDDTVRINGATVTATHMVVSLRKDTIERIQATPLAGLGTAGQASGVEPAFDEELYTASMGGSEFDSPVIRLVYTSDFTPPRVYDYVLPEGDAGGELLLRKETPVLGGYRSEDYVATREWATADDGTRVPLSVLRRADLVRDGSNAGVVYGYGSYEVSMDPGFGVPRLSLLDRGVVFVIAHVRGGGEMGRHWYEDGKKLHKKNTFSDFVAATDWLAQSGWVDPARIGAMGGSAGGLLMGAVANLAPEKYAAIVAQVPFVDALTTILDPELPLSALEWEEWGNPITDPEVYRYMKDYTPYENVRAVAYPKIAAVTSFNDTRVLYVEPAKWVQELRAVSTGTEPVVLKIEMDGGHGGASGRYEGWKTRAWDYAFLADAIGATTLR